One Callithrix jacchus isolate 240 chromosome 4, calJac240_pri, whole genome shotgun sequence genomic window, TTGGCCTGGAGAGCCTAGGCCCAAACAGGGAGGTCCCTAAGCACTGATTGCATTGTGgagagcagaagagagagaggccAGAGGTCCTTGGCATGACCTTTCAGGAAGGGAGACCTTGAGGATGGGCAGACGTGGGAAGATGAAGAGTCCGGCAGAGggccttgggcctcagttttctcatctgtcaagtaGGCATGATAATAGGACCCCTCCCCTCCCATAGGGCCATTTGGGGATTGAGTTAATATAGACATAAAGAGCCTGTAGTAAGTGTTCACGAAATACTAATTATTATGAATGGGAACAATGTGAGCTGTCGGGTGTAGTCCTGGTTGGAGGTCTGAACAGGTTCCAGAGGCAGCCTTCCAGTTCCCACTCCCAGCACCCAGGCCCTGAAGGGAGAGAGctgcaaaggcaaaaaaaaaaaaaaaagttaatcagtCCGGAACCCCTGAATTTGGGGGTTTAGTCAGGCAGCCTGCATTcctgcattttcctttttaaaagaacaccACGACCTCTGTCACCCAATCTTCACATCTCCATTCTCAACAACCTGGAAGTCCTCCCTGCTGTCTAACCTCTTATCTTCCTGCTGTGCATTTAGTCTGTGGGGCAAAGGGAGAGCTAATGAATCTCTGCGATTGGCTTTGGAGTCAGCTGGAAGCAGGGCAGGTGGAGCCTGTGTGTGGTCCACAGACTATGGTGCCAGAGAAAACTCACTCTGGGCTCAAAGGCCTGTCTGGCTCAGGATGGAGGGAGTGGGCCAGGGCCTCACCACCGGACGGTGGGATCACAGAAGATCTTGGAGGCAGCTGCAGGTGGAGGCTGGAGATAGGCTTTGGTGAAGTCCCTGTCCCAACTTTGAGGCTCCTCCCAGCCACTGCTGGGGAAGTGTTCAGGGCAGGGTCTGTGAGGGGTCCTCTGCTGGGCTGCCCTGCCTTTGTCTGAGTGTAACACCTGAGTGAAAAGAGATTATCCTCCCAGATTCCCCAGCTGTGACTATTCTGCAGCACTGAGGTGACGCCTACAGGCTCTGGTGACAAGCAGACCTGAGTTTAAGTCCCAACTCTGTCACTTATTAGATTGTGACATTGAGCAAACCCCTTCACCTCCCTGAGCTTTCCTTATGTGACAAATGAGGATGCCTTGCTGTACAGCCTTCACCAAACAGCTGACTTTCCATTCCCCATCTGGAGCACAGGAATGAACCATTAGCTGTTTGATTGACAGCAAGTCCCAACAGCTtggtaagcctcagtttccccatctgtaaaatggggattagaatgagttaagactaaGCACCAACACACCTAAGCACCATGGCACCACCTGGGGGGGCATCGGGTGCTGGCGATGGTTGGTTATTTATTCCTCCTTTCTGAATCGTCCCCATGTGCCTCGCTCTGGGTAGCTTTCCTTTCTGCTCCCCCAGCCAACTCCAGACAAACACAGAGGGCTACTAGTATGCTGGGGTCACTCCTGGGAGTGGTTATGCTTTGAAATAGAGCATAGAATGACAGCAGTGCCAACCACAGGAAGGAGCTTCTGATGTTCAGCTTGGCCCAATCCATGTCTACCACAGGCTTGCAGGGGTTCAGGAGCTGGGCTGCAGCTGGGGTCCATGGCAACCAGGGGCACCTAGGCCCTTGGGGAATCCTCCCCTTCATGCCCCTGCTTTgactgggaggggagaggagaatgcCAGTGTAATGGTCCTTCAGGGTTGGTTCACCTGAGAACTCAGCTGACTGTGGGCAATGCTTGGCAGGAATCCATCTCTGTACTCTGGGAACCACCCTTTGGAACTCAAGGAGACTGACCACAGGCCCTCCCATTCCTGGGACCCTCTTCCAGGGACCTTCAGATTCCATACTCTGCTGCTTCCTGCAGCAAAGTGACAGGGATCTGAATGTTTCCTGTGAAATGAGCCCCACATGAGACTGGCAGGCAGCAGGCACCCACTGGGGGTTTATGGGATGAATGAGTGATTGGAGATGTGGAGGAAAAGGCAGaggactggctgggcatggtggcaaacacgtataatccaagcactttggaggccaaggcaggtggatcacctgaggtcgggagttcaagaccagcctgaccaacatggtgaaaccccgtcataaaaaaacaaaaacaaaaacaaaaacgccaggcgcggtggctcacgcctgtagtcccagcactttgggaggccgaggcgggtggatcacgaggtcaagagatctagaccatcctggtcaacatggtgaaaccccatctctacaaaaaattagctgggcatggtggcacgtgcctgtaatcccagctactcaggaggctgaggcaggagaattgcctgaacccaggaggcggaggtttcaatgagccgagatcgcgtcgctgcactccagcctgggtaacaggagcaaaactccttctcaaaaaaaaaaaagtccagacacTGGCTCAGTCTCCAGGACTCTTCCAGCGTGGCCGAGGACACCTCTTCACACAAGATGGTAGAAACAAATCATAGGCGCAGCCGCACCAAATTCACAGAAGATCAGTTGAAAATCCTCATCAATACCTTCAATCAAAAGCCCTACCTAGGTTGTGCCACCAGACAAAAACTTGCTTTAGAAATCAACACAGAAGAGTCCAGAATCCAGAATTGGTTTCAGAATCGAAGAGCTAGGTTTGGATTCCGGAAAAGACCAGGATCTGAGACTTTAGAATCAAGCCAGAGCCATGGGCAAGACCAATCTGATACGGATTTTCAAAGTAGAGAAGCCAGACGGTGTCGTGCCGTGTACGGCACCTTTCAGTTATGCACTCTCATTGAGGCAGTTACGAAAAACCCACACCCTGGGATTCATTACAGAGAACAGCTTGCTAAGGAAATTGGTGTTCCAGAGTTAAGAGTCCAAATTTGGTTCCAAAATCGAAGATCTAGATTTCATCTCCAGAGAAAAAGGGAACTTGTGTTCTTAGAACCAGAAGACCAGGGCAAGATTTCTGAGGGACTGCAAGGTGCAGAAGATACACAAAATGGCACCAACTTCCCCAGCGACTCTCATCCCTCTAGAGCCAGAGCATGGTGAACACGGTCAAGGTTAGCGTACTTTATATTATCAGTTGGGCCCCAAATCTCTGCAGTCTTGGGGAAGACTGTTGCCCAGGTGCCAAGGCAAGAGACTGAAGGCACAATCTGTCCCCAGTATCATAAATAACTGATCACTTAGTTATAGCAATGCTACCAGATAGATTTGGAAACAATCACATAATCAATTATATAATCAATCTTATTAAATCataattctcttttatttatttattttttttgagatggaggcttgctgttgttacccagactggagtgcaatggcacaatctcagctcaccgcaacctccgcctcctgggttcaagtgattctcctgcctcagcctcccgagtagctgggactacaggtgtgcaccaccaggccctgctaattttcatatttttagtacagacagtgtttcaccatgttgaccgggatggtctcgatctcttgacctcgtgatccacccgcctcggcctcccaaagtgctgggattacaggcatgagccaccgcgcccggccttatttttttttatttttaatttttttaaagatgaggtttcaccgtattggtcaggctggtctccaacttctgacctcaggtgatctgcccgcctcagcctcccaaagtgctgggattacaggtgtgagccactgcatctggcccataATTCTCTATTATTAATCTTTGCTCTAGTTTTATAGCATAGAATCATTTTAGTCTTATAGTATAGACATAATCGGGTGAAATATAATTAGCAACTGAAGGGACATTTTGAGAAGTGATCCTGAGGCGACAGTGAGAGCCTTGTGATAATGCCAGCACCTGGGAAGGCACCATTACTTAGCAGTTAGGCCTTGTGCTAAGGGGCCACACACTGGGAAGGCGCCCTGTTACTTAGCAGGCCATGAAGGGAAGTTTCCCTATTACCGGGGGGAGCTCAGAGAACACTCTGCTCTGCCCGGCTCTTGAGAAAGGCCTGACATTAGCCAGGCCTGcacagacatccaggggcttaaaTGCCTCTCTGTGGTGCTGTGCTCCAGTGGTCACCATCCTTGTCCACTTTCACGTTCTGCTTTCCCACCCAGAGCTCCTTAGAAATCGTGAGAAGTAAGAATAGCAGAATCCTAAATGCCTTTGATCTTTCTGATAAGTGCATAGAAAGATGCTGATGTTTGTGCCTCCCCTCCTTGCAGCGGCTGCCTGAGAGGGAGGGGCCCCTGTACTATAAGCACGTGATTTGCTTGACCCTATCAATCATGTCAGATGAGTCACTTTCCTTATCCTGCCCCCCTGCcttgtatacaataaatatcagCGCGTCCCAGCATTCTGGGCCACTACTGGAAGATGCAAGGATTTTCCTCTAGAACCTCCTGAGGAGAAACCAGCCTGACAACACCTCGGTTTTAGGACTTCTGCATTCCTGAACTATAAGACAATAAGTGTGTGTTTTAAGGCACAAAGTTTTTGGAGTAAGCAAGGAACTAATATACCTTTGCTTCATTGCCAGTGTGTGgcccacagcaggtgctcaataaatgtttgttgaaaaagaaaaaaaaaaaaaaaaaaaaaagcagaggaccTAGGTTGGGGCTCTCAGTGCCCCTCTGAGTCCTTCCACGGTTTCTGCTAGGCTGTTCCTCTGTCCTGGGCTTCCTCCCTCTCCACAGGGACACGGGGATGCTGGGATTAAAGTCCTAGTACTACCCTCCACCAACAAGTGCAGGAGTTAGTGGTTAAACAACCTGCTCCCCACCTCGGCTCTCCCACCCCTTGGTGGGACAACCTGAGGCTGTAGGGCACAGCCCCTGAGAATGTTGCCAGCAGGGTCGAGCCCCAGTGCCAACCAGGCTTGTGCTTCCGGGGATCTTCTCCCAAATAAACCCCTTCCAGAGAAAATCTGCCCAACTTTGAAGGCCAGACTCTGAGGATGTTTGCAGCACCGGGGCCTCCGGAAGGCAGCACTGCATTCAGCCCCTTGGGATGTTTCTGAGGCCTGGCTGTCTCTGCATTGTGGTGCCTGGGGGGGGTTGGGAGCTGTAATCCCTCAGACCTCAGCCCAGCCTCCTCTGTTCTCAGGCCGGCCCAGCAGCCGGTGGGACTGTGGGAGGAAGAGGCCAACTGCTGAGGCCAGGCCGGCTTCTCTCCATCTGGCCGGCAGCCTCCCCCTACTGCCCTAGGACAAGGGCCCCAGTGTCTGCTCAGCTCCTGGGCAAACAGCaggcctttctctccctctccactcTGGAGCCTCAGCTGtgacccctccctgcccccttgGGAGGCACAGCCCTCCATGCATGACCTTTTCCTTCTCAATGATTCAGAAACAGGCTGACAAGCCCAGCAAGGGAGCAGGTCCTGTATAGTGGGTGAACCCCCATTTCATCGTTCCCAGCTTTGGCCAGGCAGCCAGGGCAAGAATTGGCTGGGAGGGCCTCAGTCCTGCCAAGATGGGGTGGGGTGCGGCTGGAGGCCAGGCCCAGCCCAGGTGGACTTGACGTCATGCGTTTCACCTCTGTCTCCCTCAGACAAAGCCTGCTTCTtcctgcctggccctgcccctgGGGAAGTTTTCCACACCGCTCTCCTTTCCCAGCAGGATTACAGGGCTGATGCTCCCCCTCCCAACACACCTTTCTTGTTGGCAGGTGAGGTGCCAAGGCCTGGGCATACTCACAGAAACCTGCCCCGCTTCCCTCTTGGTTCAGGGTCTACCTCGAGCAtctggagagagaaagaatggcCAGAGGCCACCCCCTCTCTTTGGGAGCTCCTGCCAAAATGCCAACCTGGGCTTCAGGATGGGGTGACTTCAGAGGGCAACTGGGAACTGTAATTAACCTCCACTGCAATCCCCACCACTCCCAACTCAGATTCAGAACTCAGGGGGTTTGGCAGCTCAGCCTAGCCCCCCAGCTTCCTCCTAGCCATCGGGTATAACAGGCAATCAAAAACAGATTACTAAACAGGGAAGGGGACTTGGAGGCCTGATTTGTGGAGATCTTGTTAAAAGTTTGCCTTATACATGTCCTATTCTTGGTCATCCATTTGAAACAAAATTCCACCAATAGATGGTCATTCCTTTAgcgcttgctctctctctctcctctctctctcctctctctctctctctctctctctctctctctctctctctctctctctctctgtctcttttgaaaACAATCCTCAGGtctggcttggcatggtggctcatgcctataatcccatcactttgggaggcagaggtgggtggattgctcaggagttcgagaccagcctgggcaaaatggtgaatcccgtctctactaaactataaaaaattagctgggtgtggtggtgtgcacctgtagtcccagctacttgggaggctgaggcaggagaatggcttgaactcgggaggcagaagttgcagtgagcgctgagattgtgccactgcactccagcctgggcaacaagagtgaaactccgtctcaaaaaaaaagagagagagagggttaaAAGTGATTCTTTTACCAGTTCCTGGCCCCCAGACCTCCCACCCAGAAGCCCCTAAAATCACTGGCTTCCTGGGAATCCTGATCAGAGCTTCTTATTCTCTCTGGGAGAGGAGCCTTGGAGGTGGAGCTGGTGGGTGCTGGGAGATAACCAGCAATTGAGGTTGGGGCCTGGGCCAGGCAGATCGGTCATGAGGGGGATGATGGTGACTCCTTCCTGGGCCTGAACTTGGCTCCAGCTTAACAGCGTTCCACTCAAGCCACTTGGAAGAGGTGCAGTCCATCAGTTCCCAGTTCCTTAGAGTGTCTCTGGGAGCTCTGTGCTCCCCACCCAGGGAACCCAGGCACCTGACACCCCAAGCTGGCGCTCTCGCGGTCTCCTTGTGTATGTATCTCCTGATGTAGTTTATATGCTTTCCCCACCTCTTTCTCCTTGACAGTTCAATTCCATGCAGATTTATTAGGcacatactgttttctttttcttttatttttttgagatggagtttccctcttgtcaccaggctggagtgcaatggcatgatctcggctcactgcaacttctgcctcctgggttcaagtgattctcctgcctcagcctcctgagtagctggattactgCTGcatggcaccacgcccagctaatttttgtatttttagtagagacaggggtttcatcatgttggccaggctggcctcaaactcctaacctcaagtgatccacctgcctcggtctcccaaagtgctgggattacaggggtgacccACCTTGCCCCCCCAAGCACTTACTATTTTCCTCACTTGACCTGGAGACACAAAGTGAAGGACACAGCTTCCTTCATCCAGCTCACAGTTGGCTCAGGGAGGCCAGAAAAGACAGAGTGTTTCAATCCAAGATGGCCCATGATATGTTCTTTGATGGGGGGGAATAAGGaaatctcatgttaaaaattCTGTGTTGGTTTAGGATACAGTTCAGTGGGCACATTCCTATGTAGCTGGCAAGAGGGTAAATTAGAATATCcaaggccgggcttggtggctcatgcctgtaatcccagcactttaggaggttgaggtgggcggatcacaagctcaggagatggagaccatctaggctaacatggtgaaaccctgtctctactaaaaataaaaaaaaaaattagctgggcctggtggcaagcacctgtagtcccaggtgcttgggaggctgaggtaggagaatggcttgaatctgggaagtgaaggttgcagtgagccaagattgcaccactaccctccagcttgggctatagagtgagactgcatctcaaaaaaaaatccaaactggGGAGCcatggtggctccggccagttgtcctggtgctcaAGGAGGTGAGGctgtgagttcaaggccaacctgagcaacataaaaagctctcattgattgacccaaaaaaaaaaaaaatttttttttgccaggcgcggtggctcaagcctgtaatcccagcactttgggaggccgagctgggtggatcatgaggcaaagagatcgagaccatcctggtcaacatggtgaaaccccgtctctactaaagatacaaaaatttagctgggcatggtggcatgtgcctgtaatcccagctactcaggaggctgaggcaagagaattgcctgaacctgggaggtggaggttgcggtgagctgagatcgcgccattgcactccagcctgggtaacaagagcgaaactctgtctcaaaaaaaaaaaaaaaaaaaaaaaaaatctaaattggaGAATAATTTGGCAACTCCTAGGAAGTAATCCAGCAATGGTACTTTCTAAGTTTTTATTCTAGAGCAGGGCTTCTCAAGCTTTTTGACAGGTATCctcaataataaatatattgttaCCCATAACACACATATTACACAACAGACAACTTTCACCCTATTATTTACCCTGATGATGTGTTACAAATATTGATACTTTCTAGtcaattttgagttttaaaaatgctGATCTTGGCGGGGcgcgggtggctcacgcctttaatcccagcactttgagaggccgaggtgggtggatcacaaggtcaagagattgagaccatcctggtcaacaaggtgaaaccccgtctctactaaaaacacaaaaattaggtgggcatggtggtgcgcacctgtagtcccagctactcgggaggctgaggcaggagaattgcttgaacccaggaggcggaggttgcggtgagccgagatcatgtcattgcatgccagcctgggtaacaacagtgaaactctgtctcaaaaaaaaaaaaaaatgctgatctTCACCCACTAAGTTGATTTCCTATCTCATGAATGGGCCTCAATCCACAGTTTGAAGGACACTGCCCCTGagacatgcatgcatgtgcacaagGAGACAAGAATGTTTACTGAAACATTGTTGCAATAGCAAAACTTAGATAAGTCTTTATTCAAGACCTGTCACCAACAAAATGGATAAAGTAATTGTGATGTGGCCAGGAAGTAGACTATCACACAGTAGCTGTGTATCAAAGGATGCACACAGGGTGATAACATTTATACAAGATATAAGATCCTGCAAAGTGACATCATGCATTGTTTATGGATACATTGAAATGCCATACAAACATAAAAACCTACCTGAAATGAAACCCACCCAAATCAGGATAGTGGCTGTCTCTGGAGGGAAAGAACTTAGTTGAAGAGTGCATGAGGAGGGAGGAGCTTCaactgagttttttgtttgtttgtttttttaagacaggatctcactctgtcacccagagtagaGTGCGGTAGCATAATcaaagctcattgcagccttaacctccctgggctcaggtgattctcccacttcagtctcccaagtagctgggactacaggtgttctttttttttttttttttttgagacaaggtttttgccatgttgcccaagctggtcttgaactcctaggcaaAAGTGATCCTccagacttggcctcccaaagtgctgagattatagatgtgagccacattGCCTGGCCACA contains:
- the LOC144582399 gene encoding double homeobox protein A-like; the protein is MGAAKAYGLHTPEWQPKPYLEQNSFSKKKKSRHWLSLQDSSSVAEDTSSHKMVETNHRRSRTKFTEDQLKILINTFNQKPYLGCATRQKLALEINTEESRIQNWFQNRRARFGFRKRPGSETLESSQSHGQDQSDTDFQSREARRCRAVYGTFQLCTLIEAVTKNPHPGIHYREQLAKEIGVPELRVQIWFQNRRSRFHLQRKRELVFLEPEDQGKISEGLQGAEDTQNGTNFPSDSHPSRARAW